TCCCGAAGACCATATTGAACTTCATACATAACCATATAGTAGCTACCACTTATAGTATGCATAAGGTACATTTATAAGGTCTGTTAAGAGGATATATAGAAGATAGCAGtggatgtacatacagatACACTGTTATGTCCGAtcgtatgtatgtacttctAAGCAAATATCAGACTATACTATATTAGGGAGAAGACTCTGTCATGTGATGTAAACCTAAGCCTAGTGTAGAAGGCGGTACTTGATGAAAGCTGGCGCTAGTTCGACCTCATCAACGCAATAAGGCTTTTTACCAATATTGTAGACCACTTCTATCTCCACATATAGGGATCCCTTTGAATCCAGGAAACTTTTCAAAATTTATGTAAATTAAGCGACGCTTTTTGAACTTGCTACCCTCTGTCCAAGTTTGGTATTGGCCGTGTTGTGATGTCCTCCTAAACTATACACATTTCGAACAGGGAGTTGAGAAAGTGTACAATTTATTCTGCCGCATGATCCAGTAGTCGCCGCCTGCTTGATCGGGCCAGCCCTCCAGACATGGGTCCCAAGATATACACGGAGTATTATCGATTGACGATAGAAAACACGCCGCAACCCAAACAAATAAATTAGGCTTCGGTACACCACACCCCACCAGTCGATCTACATACCGTAATTGAGGGCTCTTGTGGAAGAAATATTTCCGTTATATATCATTCTATTCTAGTTCAAAAGGGTCTCATTATAAAATCCATTTTCCAGTCACTATGTCTACTCCAATGTCCGATGGTTCCCCGGCGCAAGAATCCGAGAACCCTCTCCTCCGCGCCTCAAATCCGATGGTCTCTGACTTAGAACAAGAGGTTCTGGATGAATATTCTAGATTACTGGGCAATGTAAATAAGGTATGTAGTGCATTGGCCTCTGACTTTCTAGATTTCATCTATTTATATCGATGAATCTTCGCTATACCCCGCGCATCCTATCACCACTATATCAGTGCCTCCCATCCCAGACCTATTATCCCGAGAATAGTACAATCGAACTTCTACTGATACTGATGTGATGTACCCACAGCTATCTGAAAAGCTTGCCGACCTCTCCGGTGATCCCTCGTCCCTTACTCTGGATGGCCTCCGACTTCTTGAACGGAAGACGGCGACGGTCTGCACACTTCTGAAGGCCAGTGTGTACAGTATTGTGCTCCAGCAGCAAATTTTCAACGAGAATGAGGAGCAACAACAGATGGAGCAGCAGCAAAGTGATCAAATGCAGTATCATGACCAGGGGTATGATTAtcaggatgaggatatgagCTTTGAGGGGCGGTATGCTTGATGTTGGTCACATGTTTGATTCTGTGATTATTGTATGggtctttgttgttttcttttctcttgcaTATATAGGTGTGGGCTGTGGGTATACCCCTTTTGTTTTATTGTGGGTTTTGGTAGGCGTGGTGTTGGGTTTTAAGGGTTGAATGATTATGGAACCAGGAACTGGACTGATATGAAATACTATGACACTAGCCTTGCAGATACAAATACATGTCAGGGTACAAAGAGGAcaaaaggaggaaaaaaagattatATACATCGCCATAACGCAAAGAAGCGTGCATCACATGCCGCAAACGATGCCCATATTCGTACAGTCTATTCTATGCGAGATGATGACTGTCGAGACGTCTAGATAACGAAAAGAAGGTTATCGAGACTGTTTGAAATCATATAAGACCCGGAAAGAAATGACCAACTAGGAAGACCGTAACATCGTGCTGAAAACGCGGATTAATATCTTCCCGAGTAGTAGACCTTACGGACAtcgaccatcttcttgccacGGGCACGGGCAATATCCTCTGGGTTGCGTTGACTCATGAGAGCGTCGTAAGCTGCCTTAACGGTGTTCATAGGGTTTCTCGAGCGACCGACACGAGCGGCGAGGTCATGGATACCGGCTGCACGGCACATCTCGAAGATCAAATGCTGGCAACGAAGTCCGAATCCTATGTGTTGTTAGTAGCTAGAACCAGTAGCTCATGATTAAGCATATGCATACCTGGTGGACGAGTCATCAACTTCAGCTCAACTGCTCCAACCTTgccctcaacatcaccaaaGATGGTGCGGCCCTCGTACCGTGGGATGGGTTGCATGTTTCTGATGGCTCGGTATTTGGATTGTGTGATGGCATCGGCAGACTCCTCAGATTTGGCTTCTCCAATTCCCAGGAGACCATTGCCATTGCCAGCGATAGAAAGGCAGTACATACGACGAACCTTACCGAGACGAGTCTGGTTAACGACTGAATGCGAAACAAGGGTTTTCGTCGCCAGTCCCTTGACAAAGGCCTGCGTATAGCCTGTCGACTGGAGAAGCCTCTTCAGCGCCTCAGTTATTTCCTCACTCTCTCCAAACCTTGCCGACGACTGCATCTCAAAAGGCTTGACGGATTTGGCTTCCTCCGTCAGGGACTCGCCCGGGCTGAACAAATCCGGCACTAGGGCACTGTGAGGGTTCAattcattttcctccttgCCCAGGGTGACTCGCAAGGTCTCAGCGAACCGCACCCAGTCAGCCGCGGTGGCGTCCTCCGGCATTTCTTGGAAGAAGCGGGCGAAGTCTTCGAcgaaatcatcatcgcttTTGAGGGTCGCGTTGTAGTCGGAATTGGACTTGGGCGCCCGGACATGCTTGTCCACGCCGGGCTCAATGGTTGAGAAATCATCAAGGTAATGAAGCTTCATCGGGTCCCGGCGAATAGCGAACTGTTCTGCCATGTCTTTGGGGTCGATCGCTGCCTCACCGGCTTCAATTGCGGCCAGCTGTTCAGGAGTGTATTCTTCCTTCAGGgctgccttttcctcttccgtgtACGGCTTAAAGTGCTTGGGCTTCATATCCCGCGTGATTTCTTCCAAAGTCTTCTCATCTCGGGCCTTGAAGTTGGGAAATTTTGGTTTACGGTTCGCGAACTGTGtcgaggaaggatggaaTTGGCGACTAGGCACTCGCGTGCCCGCGGAGACACCTCGAGTAAAGCTGCAAAACACACATCTTGCCGGCCGTGCGAAGCTCATGTTGAAGGATAGGAGCTCTCTGGCCAGCAGAGGCCACTAGAGAGCTAttccgaagaagagaaagggatggGGGGGAAGTGAGATCGACCGCGGTGCGAAGGATGGGCGGAGGTTTGGATGGTTGAAGAACTGAAGGACTAAAAGCCGGCGAAATTCTCAGCGGAGCGGTTCGACCAATTGCCGCCCACCTTTTTTTGGTCACTCATCTTGTCCCTCCAGAAATTAAGtcaattttctctttcagtTCTTCTTTCGCAACAATTCCTCTGCTCTTTAGATTTTTTCGGATTTGCTCTATTATATATGTTCGCTTTTAGGGCGGGTCTCTCCCTATCGCGAAAACACTACTCttcaattctttctttgcGGACTGGACATCTCGTCCATTCCAGGTCTCTCTTGTCCCACCGTCCATACCCCATTGCGCCGTTCTCCACGACCGTCATGCAAAACCCCCCCAAAAGCCCAGATGTGAATGCGAAGCGGcgcaagaagaccaaggttGACCGAGAAAAGAGTAGTGGATTTGATGAAGTCCTTCaagccgatatcgacaaCCTTCTACGGAAACACAAGCCTGAGAGCGA
The sequence above is a segment of the Aspergillus oryzae RIB40 DNA, chromosome 3 genome. Coding sequences within it:
- a CDS encoding DASH complex subunit DAD3 family protein (predicted protein), with product MSTPMSDGSPAQESENPLLRASNPMVSDLEQEVLDEYSRLLGNVNKLSEKLADLSGDPSSLTLDGLRLLERKTATVCTLLKASVYSIVLQQQIFNENEEQQQMEQQQSDQMQYHDQGYDYQDEDMSFEGRCGLWVYPFCFIVGFGTGLI
- a CDS encoding mitochondrial 37S ribosomal protein uS5m (ribosomal protein S5), which produces MSFARPARCVFCSFTRGVSAGTRVPSRQFHPSSTQFANRKPKFPNFKARDEKTLEEITRDMKPKHFKPYTEEEKAALKEEYTPEQLAAIEAGEAAIDPKDMAEQFAIRRDPMKLHYLDDFSTIEPGVDKHVRAPKSNSDYNATLKSDDDFVEDFARFFQEMPEDATAADWVRFAETLRVTLGKEENELNPHSALVPDLFSPGESLTEEAKSVKPFEMQSSARFGESEEITEALKRLLQSTGYTQAFVKGLATKTLVSHSVVNQTRLGKVRRMYCLSIAGNGNGLLGIGEAKSEESADAITQSKYRAIRNMQPIPRYEGRTIFGDVEGKVGAVELKLMTRPPGFGLRCQHLIFEMCRAAGIHDLAARVGRSRNPMNTVKAAYDALMSQRNPEDIARARGKKMVDVRKVYYSGRY